The DNA sequence GCCAGGTCGGTCATTACTGCCGGTGTTTACCTCAGGGGACTCGGATACTATTGTGAGCACAACCACACATCGCCTTCCGTTATCCTCGAGGGTGCGGTCGATGCAAGAACATTCAAGGACACATTCAGGGATTTCGTCAGGAAGCTGGAGAAAGAAGGCAAGGCGGGAAGCTACATT is a window from the Candidatus Sysuiplasma acidicola genome containing:
- a CDS encoding site-specific integrase, whose product is MPAESKYAILLEDDRVRRWYEELRARSVITAGVYLRGLGYYCEHNHTSPSVILEGAVDARTFKDTFRDFVRKLEKEGKAGSYI